In one Limosilactobacillus oris genomic region, the following are encoded:
- a CDS encoding nicotinate phosphoribosyltransferase — translation MDLQMLTDLYEFSMANGYYAILPHDRQARFDVFYRRVPDNGSFVIAAGLQQVVEQVANWHFSKENIEYLKLLKEFSPNFLDYLSKIKNGCTIQALPEGTPVFPREPIISISGPLIEAQLLETFVLNIINHQSLIATKSWQINHAAQGLPIMEFGARRAQGPDAATYGARAAVIGGCTSTSNLQAASQFHIPAAGTMAHAWVESFPDELSAFQAWAKVYPNKISLLVDTYDVLKSGVPNAIRVFKQARANGHEPVGIRIDSGDISQLAIKARQMLDEAGFLKAKITASNALDAHVVKSLLDEGAPIDNFGIGESLITSSSSPVLSGVYKLAEEKVNGKWIPTIKVSDSREKVTIPGNKQVYRIYSNDLPNKAIADVIALADEPITAPLKVVNSNPTATNASQVLANFTAKPLLKTYLTAGQPVKVETDVFKIQQTSRQLLAQLPEASKRLVNPDRYPVYLTAKLADLQEQLITKAQFAEEN, via the coding sequence ATGGATTTACAAATGTTAACCGACCTTTATGAATTCTCAATGGCAAATGGCTATTACGCCATCCTGCCCCATGATCGTCAGGCCCGGTTCGACGTTTTCTACCGGCGGGTTCCTGATAACGGCAGCTTTGTTATTGCGGCCGGTCTCCAACAAGTAGTTGAACAAGTTGCTAACTGGCATTTTTCTAAGGAAAACATTGAATACCTGAAATTATTAAAAGAGTTCAGTCCTAATTTTCTGGACTACCTCAGCAAAATTAAAAACGGCTGCACTATTCAAGCGCTCCCTGAAGGTACTCCAGTATTCCCACGAGAACCAATTATCTCCATTAGTGGTCCATTAATTGAGGCCCAACTCTTAGAAACTTTCGTCCTCAATATTATTAACCACCAGTCACTAATTGCCACTAAGTCATGGCAGATTAACCATGCCGCGCAAGGACTGCCAATAATGGAATTTGGTGCCCGGCGTGCGCAAGGACCCGACGCAGCCACTTATGGTGCACGGGCAGCTGTGATTGGCGGTTGCACCAGTACCTCAAACTTGCAAGCAGCTAGTCAATTCCACATCCCCGCAGCGGGAACAATGGCCCACGCCTGGGTAGAAAGCTTCCCTGACGAACTCAGCGCCTTTCAAGCATGGGCAAAAGTTTATCCAAATAAAATTTCCCTACTGGTTGATACGTATGATGTCCTTAAATCAGGGGTTCCAAACGCTATTCGGGTCTTTAAGCAAGCTCGGGCCAATGGTCATGAACCAGTTGGCATTCGGATTGATTCCGGGGATATTTCTCAACTTGCCATTAAAGCACGCCAGATGCTTGATGAAGCGGGCTTCCTAAAGGCTAAGATCACTGCTTCTAATGCGCTTGATGCCCACGTTGTGAAATCACTGCTGGACGAGGGTGCACCAATTGATAACTTTGGGATTGGTGAAAGCTTGATTACTAGTTCTTCTAGTCCGGTCTTAAGCGGCGTTTATAAATTAGCGGAAGAAAAAGTCAATGGTAAATGGATTCCAACGATTAAGGTTAGTGATAGCCGGGAAAAGGTTACTATTCCAGGTAACAAGCAGGTTTATCGGATCTACAGTAATGACCTGCCAAATAAGGCCATTGCCGATGTCATTGCCCTGGCTGATGAACCCATCACTGCACCGCTCAAGGTTGTTAACTCCAACCCTACCGCAACTAATGCCAGTCAAGTCTTAGCCAACTTTACTGCTAAGCCGCTATTAAAAACCTACTTAACAGCAGGCCAGCCGGTAAAGGTGGAAACGGATGTCTTTAAGATTCAACAAACTTCCCGGCAATTGCTCGCTCAATTACCAGAAGCAAGTAAGCGGCTAGTCAACCCTGATCGCTACCCGGTTTACTTAACCGCTAAGTTAGCTGACCTTCAAGAACAATTGATTACCAAAGCCCAGTTTGCTGAGGAGAATTAA
- a CDS encoding cysteine hydrolase family protein — protein sequence MAKALLIIDYTNDFVADNGSLTVGKPAQALEQPIISLANQFLKNKDYVILPTDGHLKDDHFNPEHRLYPPHNIIGTKGQKLYGKVGQWFQQNQTDPHVYKFNKNRYSAFQNTNLDNYLRERRINDVWICGVCTDICVLHTAISAYNRDYQIVIPQKAVATFSELGAKWAMGHFKNVLGTTIR from the coding sequence ATGGCAAAAGCATTATTAATTATTGACTACACAAATGACTTTGTCGCTGATAATGGATCCCTAACCGTCGGTAAACCAGCCCAGGCGTTAGAGCAACCCATCATTAGTTTAGCTAACCAGTTTCTTAAAAATAAGGATTACGTGATTCTGCCGACTGATGGTCACTTGAAAGATGATCATTTTAATCCCGAACATCGCCTATACCCACCCCACAATATTATTGGGACTAAGGGACAAAAATTATATGGCAAGGTTGGTCAATGGTTCCAACAAAATCAGACTGATCCCCACGTCTATAAATTTAATAAAAACCGCTATTCCGCTTTCCAGAATACTAATCTAGACAATTATTTACGGGAACGGCGGATTAACGATGTCTGGATCTGTGGAGTATGTACCGATATCTGTGTATTACACACGGCAATTAGTGCATATAACCGTGATTATCAAATTGTCATCCCGCAAAAGGCAGTCGCTACTTTCTCCGAACTGGGAGCAAAGTGGGCAATGGGACACTTCAAGAATGTTCTTGGAACAACGATTCGTTAA
- a CDS encoding alpha/beta fold hydrolase, which translates to MSFYGNQTERMVESATPGIHLHTITNLAETPQVNIIIVHGLSSYAKSYDPFASFLVKHDCNVFRYDQPGHGKSEGPRGYMDSLADLYENLHVMVRRTKTAYPNLPLFVIGHSMGGETVLLYGIKYPQTVDGFVVADPVSIVKAPNSWSKGLTGDPKKQLPNVLSTGLNSDPRVVHRIQNDPANLHHLTVGILQNEIKGAYFLREHLTGFKDPLLFLQGQKDGLIDYHDSLEAYAMIASNDKELHVYSSLMHNIFDEPQRKWDIYSEVVQWINRHRY; encoded by the coding sequence ATGAGTTTTTATGGCAACCAAACTGAAAGGATGGTTGAATCAGCCACTCCGGGTATTCATTTGCACACAATCACGAACTTAGCTGAAACTCCACAGGTAAATATAATTATCGTTCATGGGTTATCATCATATGCTAAAAGTTATGACCCCTTCGCTAGTTTTCTTGTTAAGCATGATTGCAACGTTTTTCGCTACGATCAGCCTGGTCATGGAAAGTCAGAGGGACCCCGGGGATATATGGATTCTTTAGCTGACCTGTATGAAAATTTACATGTAATGGTTAGAAGGACTAAAACGGCTTATCCAAACCTTCCCCTATTTGTCATTGGTCATAGCATGGGTGGCGAAACAGTCCTCTTATATGGTATAAAGTACCCGCAAACGGTTGATGGATTCGTGGTGGCTGATCCAGTTTCCATTGTTAAAGCACCAAATTCATGGAGTAAGGGTTTAACAGGCGACCCTAAGAAACAATTACCTAACGTGTTAAGTACAGGGCTTAACAGTGATCCACGAGTAGTTCATAGAATTCAAAATGATCCTGCTAATCTGCATCACTTGACAGTTGGAATTTTGCAGAATGAAATTAAGGGAGCTTACTTCCTTCGGGAACACTTAACTGGCTTTAAGGATCCACTATTGTTTTTACAAGGTCAAAAAGACGGTTTGATTGATTATCATGATTCATTAGAAGCTTACGCAATGATTGCTTCTAATGACAAAGAGCTTCACGTCTACTCTTCTCTAATGCACAATATTTTTGACGAGCCCCAACGAAAATGGGATATCTACTCAGAAGTCGTCCAGTGGATTAATCGTCATCGATATTGA
- a CDS encoding Crp/Fnr family transcriptional regulator translates to MADLCVNLVPLFNALPQDEKMQIEKLVQHKNYQKGEVIIDPTIDDNLVIVADGNAKQYTLDEDGYENVLQILHTGDYIGEDWLFGQKNINNYVETTEHSEICLLKRQDLLKLMHKQPELSIRLLELNIVKVSEMQKQVHLLALPKVEDRLLKYLQTYTDEIGKNNFTLPLKMKDLALYLGTTPETLSRKFALLEKQGQLKRQLRRIELFEN, encoded by the coding sequence ATGGCTGATTTATGTGTTAACTTAGTACCACTATTTAATGCTTTACCTCAGGATGAGAAGATGCAAATCGAAAAATTAGTTCAGCATAAGAACTATCAAAAGGGTGAAGTGATAATTGATCCAACGATAGATGATAATTTAGTAATTGTCGCTGATGGTAACGCTAAGCAGTACACCTTAGATGAAGACGGCTATGAGAATGTTTTGCAAATCTTGCATACTGGTGATTATATTGGTGAGGATTGGCTTTTTGGTCAAAAGAATATCAATAATTACGTCGAGACTACGGAACACAGTGAAATTTGTTTATTAAAACGGCAGGATTTATTGAAGTTGATGCATAAACAGCCAGAATTAAGTATTCGATTATTGGAACTAAATATTGTTAAAGTTTCGGAAATGCAAAAACAAGTTCACTTGTTGGCTTTGCCGAAGGTTGAAGACCGGTTATTAAAGTATTTACAAACATATACAGATGAAATTGGTAAAAATAATTTTACCTTACCCTTAAAAATGAAGGACTTAGCCTTATATCTTGGAACAACACCTGAGACCCTGTCTCGTAAATTTGCTTTATTAGAAAAGCAAGGTCAACTGAAACGTCAATTACGTCGAATTGAATTATTCGAAAATTAG
- a CDS encoding heavy-metal-associated domain-containing protein, whose translation MEKVMMKLSGMTCPSCLSKIERAVGSLDGTDQIKVLFNAGKLKFTLDPDKTTTVDVKTAIEKMGYEVQGIKEKELN comes from the coding sequence ATGGAAAAAGTAATGATGAAATTATCTGGTATGACCTGTCCTTCATGCTTAAGTAAAATTGAAAGGGCGGTTGGTAGTTTGGATGGAACCGACCAAATCAAAGTTTTATTCAATGCAGGAAAGCTAAAATTTACGTTGGATCCTGATAAGACTACAACTGTTGACGTCAAGACAGCTATTGAAAAAATGGGTTATGAAGTACAAGGAATTAAGGAAAAGGAGCTTAACTGA
- a CDS encoding heavy metal translocating P-type ATPase, whose translation MIKLQQFFMRYKKQLLLVNTILLLLAEGSKWLLHMNLPYQALMLIVGIVGVLPIVLTAISSLRVKLISIDVLVSLAVIGAFIIGEFNEAAIVTWLFILGDVLEELTLKKTRSAVADLTKMAPQTALVVQDDGSTEKKDVDFIDPGEKILVKTGDQVPVDGKVVSGSGYLNEASVNGESKLVNKKAGNEVYAGTILENGTLTVETTAVGEDTTFGKIIEIVEEAQDTKSHTEKLINRFSKYYTPAVLIIAIVVGLITKDLRLAITVMVLGCPGALVIGVPVSTVAGIGNGAKNGIMFKGSQVMDQTHRIDEIAFDKTGTLTVGHPEVSAIEVLNGPKDEIIKLAAQIERQSNHPLAQAIAKLNKQKPASIKVETVKGKGIIATLNNQKYYLGNQKLIAENTRANAKLGETIDHLSQLGNSIVTFANEDQSQLAVFGIKDQLRPEANDALTHLKELGVKKLVMLSGDNQETAERIAAKLPIDEVHGQMLPQDKAAFVKKERAKGHHIAFIGDGINDSPALANANVAIAVGSGADVAIEVSDIVLVKNDLRKIAYALGLSKKTILNMNENIVMALLTVLLLFIGLFAGYVEMASGMFIHEFSILIVILNGMRLIKFQQKIDDHQVYNQ comes from the coding sequence ATGATTAAGTTACAACAATTTTTTATGAGGTACAAAAAGCAGCTTTTGCTTGTTAATACTATTCTGCTGTTGCTTGCTGAAGGATCTAAATGGCTATTGCACATGAATTTACCATACCAGGCTTTAATGCTTATAGTGGGGATTGTTGGAGTGCTTCCAATTGTTTTGACGGCTATTTCATCTTTAAGGGTTAAATTAATTTCTATTGATGTTTTAGTATCGCTGGCGGTAATCGGTGCCTTCATTATTGGTGAATTTAATGAAGCAGCCATTGTTACTTGGCTATTCATATTAGGAGATGTACTGGAAGAATTAACCCTAAAGAAAACGCGGTCAGCTGTCGCTGATTTAACCAAAATGGCACCACAGACTGCGTTAGTTGTTCAAGATGATGGCTCAACTGAGAAAAAAGACGTCGATTTCATTGATCCTGGTGAGAAGATTTTAGTTAAAACTGGTGATCAGGTTCCAGTCGATGGCAAGGTTGTTTCAGGTTCTGGTTATCTTAATGAAGCCAGTGTTAACGGTGAATCTAAATTAGTTAATAAAAAAGCCGGTAATGAAGTATATGCAGGAACTATCCTTGAAAACGGTACATTGACTGTCGAAACTACCGCAGTCGGTGAAGATACGACTTTCGGTAAAATTATCGAAATAGTTGAAGAAGCACAAGACACAAAGTCACATACAGAAAAGTTAATTAACCGGTTTTCCAAATATTACACTCCCGCCGTACTTATAATTGCAATCGTTGTAGGTTTAATTACTAAAGACCTTAGGCTGGCTATTACAGTTATGGTGCTGGGTTGCCCAGGTGCTTTAGTTATTGGTGTGCCAGTATCTACAGTTGCTGGTATCGGTAATGGTGCTAAAAATGGCATTATGTTTAAAGGGTCGCAAGTGATGGACCAAACTCATCGGATTGATGAAATTGCTTTTGATAAAACCGGCACTTTGACTGTTGGACATCCAGAAGTTAGTGCAATTGAGGTATTAAATGGGCCCAAAGATGAAATTATTAAATTAGCTGCTCAAATTGAGCGTCAAAGTAACCACCCCTTAGCTCAGGCAATTGCCAAATTAAATAAACAAAAGCCAGCTTCAATTAAAGTGGAAACTGTTAAGGGTAAGGGAATCATTGCCACTTTAAATAATCAAAAATATTATTTAGGTAACCAAAAATTAATTGCTGAAAATACTCGTGCCAATGCAAAATTGGGTGAAACAATTGATCATTTGAGTCAATTAGGTAATTCAATTGTCACTTTTGCCAATGAGGACCAAAGTCAATTAGCTGTTTTTGGCATTAAAGACCAATTGCGCCCAGAAGCTAATGATGCTTTAACCCACTTAAAAGAATTAGGGGTTAAGAAGCTAGTGATGCTTTCTGGAGACAATCAAGAAACTGCTGAACGAATTGCGGCGAAGTTGCCAATCGATGAAGTTCATGGTCAAATGCTGCCACAAGACAAGGCTGCTTTTGTTAAAAAAGAAAGAGCTAAGGGACACCATATTGCTTTTATTGGTGATGGGATCAATGATAGTCCGGCCTTAGCTAATGCTAATGTTGCAATTGCCGTTGGTAGTGGAGCGGATGTTGCCATTGAAGTTTCAGACATAGTTTTAGTTAAAAATGACTTGCGAAAGATCGCTTATGCCCTTGGATTATCCAAGAAGACAATTTTGAACATGAATGAAAATATCGTGATGGCTTTACTGACAGTCTTATTGTTGTTCATCGGTTTGTTTGCGGGTTATGTTGAAATGGCAAGTGGGATGTTTATTCATGAATTTAGCATCTTAATTGTTATCTTGAACGGGATGAGATTAATCAAATTTCAACAAAAAATTGACGATCATCAAGTCTATAATCAATAA
- a CDS encoding IS30 family transposase — translation MSTTILSFQHRVVIETLHNEGRSLRYIANYLGFSKATIFNELHRLNSEYQAELAQTDFEQKVSQRGRKPSLTKNLKHLVEEKIQVQKWSPEQVAHVVGIAYKTVYNWIDQKWLDVQLSDLPDHGIRRHHAKEKRGTFSHGRSIEERPHKIETRQEFGHFEADTVLSGKRKGQAVATFVERKSRLTMVKRLHGRDSQSMTQAVLELASQLQDKLKTLTVDHGKEFANYQAIEQRTGTPVYFAHAYSPHERGSNENRNRVLRRFIPKGQAIEELSEHQLVQINWYLNSRPLKYLNWHTPIEIFLLNLRH, via the coding sequence ATGAGCACCACTATTTTATCATTCCAGCACCGCGTTGTCATTGAAACGCTTCATAATGAAGGACGTTCCTTGCGATACATCGCTAACTACTTAGGCTTTAGTAAGGCCACCATCTTTAACGAACTTCACCGGCTAAATAGTGAGTACCAGGCTGAGCTAGCGCAAACTGACTTTGAACAAAAGGTTAGTCAACGGGGGCGGAAGCCTTCGCTCACTAAAAACCTTAAACACTTGGTCGAGGAAAAGATTCAAGTCCAGAAGTGGTCCCCTGAACAAGTTGCCCATGTGGTTGGGATTGCCTACAAGACGGTTTATAACTGGATTGATCAAAAATGGCTTGATGTGCAGTTATCTGATTTGCCTGATCATGGAATACGTCGCCATCACGCTAAAGAAAAGCGTGGTACATTCAGTCACGGCCGCTCAATTGAGGAGCGTCCTCATAAAATCGAAACTCGCCAGGAATTTGGCCACTTTGAAGCTGACACCGTGCTTTCTGGCAAGCGTAAAGGTCAAGCTGTGGCTACTTTTGTGGAGCGTAAGAGTCGCCTGACAATGGTTAAACGGCTCCATGGTCGCGACAGTCAGTCCATGACTCAAGCCGTACTTGAACTAGCTAGTCAACTTCAAGACAAACTCAAGACGCTGACCGTAGATCATGGTAAAGAGTTCGCTAACTACCAGGCAATTGAACAGCGAACTGGTACTCCGGTTTATTTTGCCCATGCTTATTCACCACATGAACGCGGTAGTAATGAGAACCGTAACCGAGTTTTACGGCGCTTTATTCCTAAAGGCCAAGCCATTGAAGAACTAAGTGAGCACCAACTGGTTCAAATTAATTGGTATTTGAATTCACGGCCACTTAAATATCTTAACTGGCATACACCAATCGAGATCTTCCTGCTTAATTTACGTCATTAA
- a CDS encoding DUF389 domain-containing protein: MLTNTFIKKLTNDSKLNIENLVILTCAIFIASIGLNMNSTATIIGAMLISPLMSPLLAIGTGLAIYDIKLIKNGSTTILVEIIISLLASTSYFFFSPLSYASKEIIARTSPTIWDVMIAFFGGVAGIIGASKKEATNIVPGVAIATALMPPLCTVGYGIASHNLTFFLGASYLFLINAVFIILTAFLGVKTMRYLSHANNYSTSFFRLPTRKEFFFIIAILSLTIPSIFSAKQMVQQSIIENNVHKLVASEFADSLVIKEDIDNQNKTINLTISGSKENSQKIKRIKKRLTNYNLKDYSLNVIQVAQLNAATETQLNNQVTSIINRQRQTEDEKNKRRLIKQNKQNKKIAKLSHNINSVTSVSDTNNNHSIIVELHKKINREQKEQLTIKIKKNFPHIDKIEYVLEDS; this comes from the coding sequence ATGTTAACCAATACTTTTATCAAAAAGCTTACGAATGACAGTAAACTAAATATTGAGAATCTTGTAATCCTAACATGTGCAATATTCATTGCTAGTATTGGATTGAACATGAACTCAACAGCAACGATTATCGGGGCAATGTTGATTTCACCACTTATGTCTCCTTTATTAGCTATTGGTACTGGACTGGCTATTTACGACATAAAATTAATTAAAAACGGTAGTACGACAATCCTCGTAGAAATCATTATTAGTCTTTTAGCTTCAACCAGTTATTTCTTTTTTTCACCGCTTTCTTATGCAAGTAAAGAAATTATCGCTCGAACTAGCCCAACTATTTGGGACGTAATGATTGCATTCTTCGGAGGAGTAGCAGGAATTATTGGTGCTAGCAAAAAAGAAGCTACTAACATTGTACCAGGCGTTGCTATCGCTACGGCATTAATGCCTCCGCTTTGTACAGTCGGCTATGGAATTGCTTCGCATAATTTAACATTCTTTCTAGGTGCCTCTTATCTCTTTTTAATTAATGCAGTATTTATCATTTTAACTGCATTTTTAGGAGTTAAGACTATGCGGTATTTAAGCCATGCTAATAATTATTCTACTAGCTTTTTTCGTTTGCCTACTAGAAAAGAGTTTTTCTTTATAATTGCCATATTATCATTGACTATTCCAAGTATATTTTCTGCAAAACAAATGGTACAACAATCAATTATTGAAAATAATGTCCATAAATTAGTTGCGTCCGAATTTGCTGATTCACTAGTTATTAAAGAAGATATTGATAACCAAAATAAAACTATTAACCTGACAATCTCTGGCTCCAAAGAAAATTCTCAAAAAATTAAACGTATCAAAAAAAGATTAACCAATTATAACCTTAAAGACTATTCATTAAATGTTATCCAGGTAGCGCAGCTTAATGCAGCAACTGAGACGCAGCTAAATAATCAGGTAACAAGTATCATTAACCGACAAAGACAAACAGAAGATGAGAAGAATAAAAGGCGTTTAATCAAGCAAAATAAACAAAACAAGAAAATTGCTAAGTTATCACATAATATTAATTCTGTCACTTCAGTTAGTGACACTAACAACAATCATTCCATCATTGTGGAACTTCACAAGAAAATAAATCGTGAACAGAAGGAACAATTGACGATAAAAATAAAAAAGAACTTTCCTCATATTGATAAAATTGAATATGTATTAGAGGATTCCTAA